CtgtcctctgtctgtctgtctgtctgtctgtctgtctgtctgtctgtctgtgtctgtctgtgtctgtgtctgtctgtgtctgtctgtctgtgtctgtctgtgtctgtctgtctgtgtctggctctggctctgtccctgtctctctctctctctctctctctctctctctctctctctctctctctctctctctctctctctctctctctctctctctctctctctctctctctctctctctgtgtcactCCCCGTCTCTATAGTCTGTCTGTTCCCCCTCTGTCTGCTGGCCAACCAGACTGTGTTTGTCTGTCCGCCTGTCACTGACAAGAGAAATAAACAAATAATTTGAGCGTGCACATTTCTTTCAGAAGAGCTCAAAATGAAACTATTGCTATGCGTAACAAGAATtgaacaaataaaaaacaaatgggaATTGCCCTTCAGTAatttggcatgtgtgtgtgtgtggggggggggggaggagggtgagccTCACcaggggcgccggtggctgtgtggacagcacgctggacacgtaatcctgtagcccggattcgattcccgtcTTATAGCAGCTATACAGTTCTtaagtaacctcaaggtacacCTACGGCATGTGTGGTGTGTACGAGCCCGTCTTAGTGTACCCAAGACACATCCAACTTGGCGGTAACTTGGTTAGGAGTTCCACAAAGTTGGGCAACTAAGTTTTCTCTCTCATCTCTATGATTTTTTCACTTCTTGTTTTGTTTGGTGAAGGTAGAGTCGTTTGTTTCAGTTACTCCTCAAGTTGGTTCTCGTTTTCTTCCAAGtcttctctggggggggggagagagagagagagagagagagagagagagagagagagagagagagagagagagagagagagagagagagagagagagaggttgagtAGAGATAAAACAAAAAAAGATAAGAGGATCAGGGGAACAGAAGGAAGGAAGATAGGACGCGGATTTCCGATAGCGAaaaggggagtgagagagagagaggaagaaagagggAAGTAACGAAGAGGGGAAGAGACCGGTGAAGGAGAGTCGAGAGTGAACACAATTTTCAACatgatttatatataaattttcttTAGTACAATTAAGCTAAATTTTGCACACGTGCCACCATGGGCACGTATGCCATAGGTtcgccatccccccccccctcccctgcccctgcCCCAGGGGGTatcctctgacccccccccccccggggataCAACCCACAGTttcctaactccctggtaccgtctaggtgaacagaggcatcaggggtaACCAAACGTGCCCAAAGGCTTCACCTATGCCTGGGAGCCAAACACGGCACCAATCGGGTGTGAGCACACTACGCTAGCCACTAAACTACGGATCACCACTTGTAATTTTCCCCGATTAAAAAGATAAAATTATATCTTTAAAACATTTGTTACAGATTTTCGATAAAAATGTTTCCTTTCTGCTAAATTTGGACTCTAAGGATAAAAACAAACTCACTAATGGTTTTGTTTAGTTCAATAAGAACgatattaaacaaaaaaatgattGCAAACCAATAGATTAAGGATCACTTGGACAAAAATACCAAATTTCTTTTAACAGTTGACAACGATTTTGCGAGTTTTATTTTTGGTTGGAAACGTGACGACGTAGCCtcgcctgtactcacctagttgtgtttgcgggggttgagctctggctctttggtcccgcctctcaactggtgaacggattcctgagcctactgggctctatcatatctacatttgaaactgtgtatggagtcagcctccaccacaacactacttaatgcattccatttgttaactactctgacactgtcaaaattctttctaacgtctctgtggctcagagACCACACCTTACCCTGCCTACAGGGCCGTCGGCTCCAGCTCTGCATGCCCCGCCTTGTTCAATACGCTCACTATTCTCACCTTCAAAGTCTTTGTCGAATCTGATCTTAAACTTGTGGATGGAGTGTACACAAATTAGCTTGGGATGGATGGATAAATCCATGTAATCCCAGCCACTGTTCTGGGGGTATGGAAGGTGTTAGGTgttccagccccgctcctgtgccaggtaagtccactacgggatcaccatagcccgtgctacttggaactttatatTCCCATTAGCCGAATCAAAAACAACAAACAACGATTAACAGCCTCATTAGACATTGAGATGCAAGTCTCGTCTTACCCACACACTCAGACCGTGATAAAGCACTcaagagagtgcgaaagactttgtgtattttttgtaAAGATTTGAAGAACAAATACACAGATATATTTTGTTATCCTAACAATAACAAGAACAAGCAATAATCCTGACGCTTAATTTGACTAAATTACACAATTATATTTATGGACGACGTTTAGGAGGAACACATTGTCTCTCCGGATATTAGGGACAGCCACAGGCCGGATAAACAATATGGCAAATCCGCTTAAGAGAAACACATGTAGATCTCCTGGATAAGTGGACTCTTACACAGGAGCACTTAAGATAAGCATAACTTTAAACCAGGAACACACATAATCCGGGTATTAGGCACAAGTAATTTCGGATAATGGAGACGTTATGTGTGCAACTCCGGATAGGAGAAACAGTAACACATATAACCCAAATAACGCTGGCATGAGTAGATTCGGGTAAACGAacataggagtgccactcccatgATGAGtgccactcacatgatgagtgccACTCCCATGATGAGTGCCACTCCCATGATGAGTGCCACTCCCATGATGAGTGCCACTCCCATGATGAGTGCCACCATGATGAGTGCCACCATGATGAGTGCCACCATGATGAGTGCCACCATGATGAGTGCCATCCTCATTAGTGTCACTCCCATGATGAGTGCCACCCCCATGATGAGTGCCAACTATCAAGCAAGCAGCACAGTGCCACCAATAGGTGGTGAGAATAGACGAGATAACTGCCTAAAATGGTCCATGCAAGCATGGTTGACTATATCGAGGCAGTCTGTCGTCTTTAAGCGAAGTGCCAGCCGTCCCgggatgaggaggggggggggggggtatgggtagtgtcaacacccacaccaggggacacccagGACCGTCCCCACCACACCAGGGACACCCAGGACCgtccccaccacaccaggggacacccaacaccgtccccaccacaccaggggacacccagGACCGTCCCCCCCACACCAGAGGACACCCAGCACCGTCCTCCCCACACTAGGGGACACCCAGGAGCTTCCCCCCACACTAGGGGACACCCAGCACCGTCCCCACCACACCAAGGGACACCCAGGAGcgtcccaccacaccaggggacacccaggagcgtcccaccacaccaggggacacccaggagcgtcccaccacaccaggggacacccaggagcgtcccaccacaccaggggacacccaggagcgtcccaccacaccaggggacacccaggagcgtcccaccacaccaggggacacccagGAGCGTCCCACCATACCAGGGGACACCCAGCACCGTCCCCACCATACCAGGGGACACCCAGGAGCgtccccaccacaccaggggacacccaggagcgtcccaccacaccaggggacacccaggaccgtcccaccacaccaggggacacccagGAGCGTCCCACCACACCAGAGGACACCCAACACcgtcccaccacaccaggggacacccaggaccgtcccaccacaccaggggacacccaacaccgtccccaccacaccaggggacacccaaCACCGTCCCACCACACCAGAGGACACCCAACACcgtcccaccacaccaggggacacccaggaccgtccccaccacaccaggggacacccaggaccgtcccaccacaccaggggacacccaggagcgtcccaccacaccaggggacacccagCACcgtcccaccacaccaggggacacccaaCACcgtcccaccacaccaggggacacccaaCACcgtcccaccacaccaggggacacccaacacgtcccaccacaccaggggacacccaaCACcgtcccaccacaccaggggacacccaaCACcgtcccaccacaccaggggacacccagCACcgtcccaccacaccaggggacacccaaCACcgtcccaccacaccaggggacacccaaCACcgtcccaccacaccaggggacacccaaCACcgtcccaccacaccaggggacacccaaCACcgtcccaccacaccaggggacacccaaCACcgtcccaccacaccaggggacacccagCACcgtcccaccacaccaggggacacccagCACcgtcccaccacaccaggggacacccaaCACcgtcccaccacaccaggggacacccaaCACcgtcccaccacaccaggggacacccaaGACcgtcccaccacaccaggggacacccaaCACcgtcccaccacaccaggggacacccaaCACcgtcccaccacaccaggggacacccaaGACcgtcccaccacaccaggggacacccaaGACcgtcccaccacaccaggggacacccaaCACcgtcccaccacaccaggggacacccaaCACcgtcccaccacaccaggggacacccaaCACcgtcccaccacaccaggggacacccaaCACcgtcccaccacaccaggggacacccaaCACcgtcccaccacaccaggggacacccaaCACcgtcccaccacaccaggggacacccaaCACCgtcccaccacccaccccacacacgcaAGGAAGAGAGACCCATCCCACTGAAGAGAGCGCGGCGTCTGAGGACCTGTTAGACTGAAATAGGAATAAATACCGAAAAAGAGAGACCATTGAAGCCGCAGGGAGCCCCGCTGGTGTCCTATGCCGCCCTCCAAAGCCTAATGAATGCTCCCGAAGTCAGACATTTCAGGCCACATATTTTCAGAAATTACTCGGCGTGGGAAAAACATACATAATTGCAGACacgtccccacacacacacacacacacacacacatatacacacacacatatacacacacacatatacacacacacatatacacacacacacacacacacacatcaaacaccGAACAAAGAACACTGGCAAACAATGGCATAAAAGTAAAACTGAAGCAGTCTTAATACGCCCCAGTTACTCAGACACCCTCTGGAGGCCCAGACCGTAACCCCGACACCCTCTGGTGGCACAGACGGCACCTGGCCAGGGACCAGGGGGACCCTAAGGAGAGAcgggggctcccactagagtgtgGGCCCCTAGAGAGCACGGGGACacgagaggagaaggaagggggtcGAGGCAGGACATCGTAGCTGTGAATAGCCACATAAACACAACTGAATGTCACTGAGAACATCAGCCACCACAcgccctctgccccccccccccacatctgggCCCCCATCTGGGCCCCCATCTGGCACCCCATCTGGCTCTCCCCGCCCCCCTGGCGCgtgtctcaacacccagcatcccctCCACACAAGAGGTCAAAGGTCAACCACCGCCAACTGACCCCTCTCCCCCCCGTAGCGAGGCAGCCACAACTTTTATTATTTCTCCGTAACAAACACAACTGTTTTATCTGTACCAGAAATGTAAACAATCACAAAAGTTTGGCTTCAAccctgcgtctaacagcctggttgaggaccgggccgcggggacattgagccCCGATATCATCGCAGGGTAACCAGAAAAgttcgaacccaagcaacccacctaacctatcggggGTCGAAGCATAGAAAACGGCAATAATCCTGTGgttgtcgggaaaccgacacacacacacaaccacacacacaaataacacagtctcccctagtctatactcccttcaggatggaaaatgggagactccgtgacgtcatcaaagtcatcgtatatttacattatgaaacattgttaatagattagtttagtctctaaagttaataaaaaagtaatcactaagaatgaatataattatttacatcaaatagtagctaggttcccttgttaatgtaaaattactttgagtggaGAACCAGAGCATAAGAGCGTCTCCCCGGGGAGGAAGGCGTCCATAACTACACAAAAACATCAACAAAAGATGGGATGAGCATACTACGCTGTCTTaactggtgtaaacagctagacaccccatttacgtgtcaacaccagccacacagcctaacaacatcacaacgacatctgtatccgtctaccaagtattgtttattattcaagtgcactgtttaatataaatatgtagatggttatgtcgtaggacatccccaaaaacaccgtacgtgtaccccattaccaccctcacagttcatgtcatacctgtaattgatatgtttagggaactttgattaattccttgcatcccatacaggtaaattgtgagaggagcttcaagaatctgtgcagacagttggttcatacacataattaactacttgtttgccaagccttgtccttccctccagccgccattacgtggcacaaagaggcagggccacacccatcttgaggctacacctacatgccttactaggcccattctactggcacagctaagacattatagcagtagcagtagttataattaattacttataatgaaataactgaaataatagttttaaaggtaaacaattggtagtttaagaagggatCATAACATAGTGGTTtaagctaccaattgtccctccaatagtgtgtaagaagatttcaggcagtttaccagtacatacagtccacttaattaatacttacttactaagaaaataaataagacataactttattttattaaatcaatttgaaaagagagattagctgcctggaattttaccccacattatttggtccttcgaaccggattatatttagttctttgaactagatattatacatacatatagtgatagtgcaatattacctacacacattatagcaggaagacactgctatattttttgcatattttctagcctaacttttcaatctcatagcaaacagaacttacaacaagcactattattgttctgacagtaccaaaggaacaattgtgtttttttcatttcattacaagaggttgataagaggctactttacttataagttacttatatatgtttttttgtaattattgcattattattgccattactgtaacatttactgcatgccacatcatttactactaattcttgcacaagggtagaacattttaggctggtgttgtacagcaacctagtctaatttattgtgctaacctggtgtaagggtaagaatttaaCACTTGTCTAGTgttgaacacatattacaacctagcaagtacatatttttatgcagtatttaagacaacccgagttgtgttgtcaatatgatatcaatataacattagtacaatttaactataatcatttcacctttgagtgttaacctgtgtctctgtaccaaccaagagtgataatgatgggctaacttgcggttaccagcattgatacaggtctaccactcaaattatagtgtgtatgattttacagtgtatatttaaatatagtctatacgactaacaagtacttccaaaatgtctactgtcaaaaatgtccaaataaccctcacaggattgagggatcatttatcacggcagattagcacatgtgatgacataagtaaacaaactccagttaactatgtagcattggaaaattatcttaggcttgcacggaacaaatatgaccgtgtgttgcaacaaatgaaagaatatcaagttttacttcagaataccagtgttggtggagaaacattacaagatgttatacaagaacattccgattatgaagatacaatgtttacacagttgcaatactttgatgatatcatacatgcccataaagctaatataaatattgtaaccacaacttcccagaaacagacagcaccagaagtcaaattgccatcacttagtttaccaactttttctggaagagaagacgagagttgggacggtttctggagcaaatttgtcgattctgtggattctaatgctaatgtgccaaaaacaacaaagtttacatacttacagagtgtcttgaaggatgaagcgtatcaggtagtctgtaatctaaatcacacagatgatgattatgacaatgcagtgcaactcctgaaagataattacgctaaacctgaaaggactatcagaattctaacacagagactgttagacattaaacctccaaataatactgcagtctcactccaaaccttcagattggagcttgagtccatactcaaggcacttaaaaataaagtgaacctggatgagtcagactggataatacaagtccacatgacacggaaattacccagggacatactggataagttgtttgtattagtaggtaagtcatccttgactgtaaatgagattacaaagggtttacaaaccatcatagaacgagaaagagttaatccagaGGAAAAAACATCTAAACCCACATctgctactaatagtaaacaacagagtacaaacagtgctccaaacaaagctaaaacatcttccccctccacaaagtggaatcagggcagtgtaggaacatatgcagttggtccttCCAAACCTACAGTCAACGCATCACCCAAgacggtgactcctcaagatactgttaatgtctggaaaccatgtgtgttttgtgagcaatcacattccatgtacaattgcagacgctaccctgatcgtgcaacacgcataaaacgactcaaggagttatatagatgtagcaagtgtataagggaacatcatcccgacaattgcacaacagcaatgcgcatctgcactaagtgccataagggtcaacaccatactgcactttgtggggacacaagtataaagtctcccaaaccacaaGAGGAGGAAGGAACTACAGCATCAGTAAaactttgtactgtgttacctgacataagtgtcttcacaaccaggtctaaccataaatcagctctacctactgcacgattgatcattagaaatggaaagaaaagggccaccgtacgtggattatttgatcaggggtcccaactgacctttatatccaaggagttggtagataaactgaaacttacacctgtagaggagacacggataaacataaaaggattcctgactaactcggGAGCCCGAACTTACGGGGTAGTACGACCCACAGTACGACTAGGTGGTTATGTACGAAAGGTACCAGCACTAGTAGTAGATAGATTtccaacagacctgtatatagaaggtctaggaacaacagccaaattcctggaagaaaagggaattcctttggctgataacattacatcggacaacctttccgatattggaatccttatgggatcagatgtctaccataagtttatcataggaaaggaagattaccacggtatgaacgtgttaccatctgcaggtggctatttactaacaggcccagtattacggctaaaacaacccgcacctgtggatcaccaacatgccaacacagtaatggttgcatgactaggagaacagtctccactgcaactcagagacatttccgaggatgagcttgatcccccagtatataagttatgggacctggcaactctcggcattgtccctgaacagcctagtccagatgatgactggacttataaacaatacctagactcggttatctacagagataatcagtactgggtcaggttaccatggaagctgaatcaccctcagctacccatcaactacttcatggcacaaaatcaattaagatcacaggtgttacgtttacaaagacaacctgagaacttgaagttgtaccatgaaataatacagaagcagctcgatgacaaatttatcgaagttgtaacaaatgataacccaaaggaaggacattatctgccacaccaccatgttcagaaggattctgcgactaccccattacggatagtatttaattgcagtgctaagatggggcagaatagtgtttcgttaaatgattgccttcaaacaggcccaagcctaacacaaaggctttatgacgtgctgttaaagtttcgtatagggacttatgcatatacggccgacattagcaaggcattccttagggtaggtcttcaagaagaagaccggaactacacaaagttcctatggattaaggatcctaatgatccaaacagtgaaataatcacttataggtttgcgtctgttttgttcggagccacgagctcaccatttctgcttcaagctaccttggatacgcacttgaagaagtccaatagcccgaacaagacagaaattagcgaaaacctgtatgtggataactttcaaggaacagccaacagtgaaagtaagctgttggacatataccatgaggccaatcgagaattaatgggagccaatatgcctctccagtcttgggtctctaacaatgacaaattaaaacaactgatcacaactgaatttcccgactaccaagtacccgagatgacaaaggttctaggtgtccaatggaacacgacaaccgatcagttgacaatcaagtcagtggaaacagataccactaacttaacaatgagaaaattgctatcacaagtcagcaaacccttcgacccattaggcttattaagtccaatactaattaatgggaagatgataatacaggaatgttggcaacaaaagttaggctgggatgatctactaacacctgccctacaagaaaaatggcaagggttagtgaaagatttaagcatcctagagtctgtcaagttccctaggaacacaacagtaagtgaaaaggaaccaattaagttgcatgtattttgtgatgcctcaggaaaggcttatggtacagtagcttacctggtctcaaatgggcaagccaatttgctcacatcaaaggccagagtggcacctttaaagaaaagatcactgccacaactggaattaacagccttactgctaggtgtaagattggctcattatctgatcaaggccttaagccacatccactttacagaaacagtagtatggtcagataatgaggcagtgctacagtgggttaaaaacaataacagtaagaatccttacgtgagtaaccgcgttaaggaaatacgagagttgtcagcagggtataaactaagatatgtacctactaaagagaatccagctgactatctctcccgaggcctgactttacggcaattaacaaaggcagagatgtggttcaatggacctcagtggctaatcagcgaccagtggcctaaacaaaagccacaagtcattgtgaccaatgtcactgttcccactgagaacccggaactacctcagactttggtaattgatcctgctcggtactctgaattgaacaaacttgtaggtgtcacccaagtagtgtttgattttctaaagaaaataggaatcaagcataatttccctagtgccttaaggtactgggttaaaagagctcagaccgacacattcgggacagaaattgacaatgttcctaagaagctacaacatgatctgggtctctggttagacactgacaattataacttgataagatgcggaggacgcttacaacatgctgacatagatctggaggcaaaaaatccaatattgctccctcgtcaccacatagtaagcaaactaattgtgttacatatacacaaatactgcactctgcatggtggggtattagatactctcacagaattaagacaacagtactggctaccccaaggtagacag
This is a stretch of genomic DNA from Procambarus clarkii isolate CNS0578487 chromosome 45, FALCON_Pclarkii_2.0, whole genome shotgun sequence. It encodes these proteins:
- the LOC138350437 gene encoding uncharacterized protein — protein: MSTVKNVQITLTGLRDHLSRQISTCDDISKQTPVNYVALENYLRLARNKYDRVLQQMKEYQVLLQNTSVGGETLQDVIQEHSDYEDTMFTQLQYFDDIIHAHKANINIVTTTSQKQTAPEVKLPSLSLPTFSGREDESWDGFWSKFVDSVDSNANVPKTTKFTYLQSVLKDEAYQVVCNLNHTDDDYDNAVQLLKDNYAKPERTIRILTQRLLDIKPPNNTAVSLQTFRLELESILKALKNKVNLDESDWIIQVHMTRKLPRDILDKLFVLVGKSSLTVNEITKGLQTIIERERVNPEEKTSKPTSATNSKQQSTNSAPNKAKTSSPSTKWNQGSVGTYAVGPSKPTVNASPKTVTPQDTVNVWKPCVFCEQSHSMYNCRRYPDRATRIKRLKELYRCSKCIREHHPDNCTTAMRICTKCHKGQHHTALCGDTSIKSPKPQEEEGTTASVKLCTVLPDISVFTTRSNHKSALPTARLIIRNGKKRATVRGLFDQGSQLTFISKELVDKLKLTPVEETRINIKGFLTNSGARTYGVVRPTVRLGGYVRKVPALVVDRFPTDLYIEGLGTTAKFLEEKGIPLADNITSDNLSDIGILMGSDVYHKFIIGKEDYHGMNVLPSAGGYLLTGPVLRLKQPAPVDHQHANTVMVA